AAGAGGGAGACTGTTCTTCTTGTTTATCTAAAGCTAATTCTACCTCTTGAATTTGTTGAAAAGCAAGTACAGACACTACAACAGAGAATACTTCTTCTGTACTGTGCGCAGGGATATTATTTGTCAACTGTAGTTGTTCAGATAAATGACATGATCCTAAACAGTTGAGCTCAGGTTTGGTTTTATTTTCACAATACTTCTCTGCGTATTCTTTTTGATTCATGTGATAATCAACCAGCATACATGTCTGAATCATTACTGATAAAAACAATGAAGTAATAAAAAATACAATTATACTATTTAGATATAGCTTATTCACTTAGAACAAAGGTACTCATTAATTCAATATAAAACATGATATTCGTTAGTTTACCTTATGTATTTCTCAAAATATGCTTTTACATTCTTCTCTATTCTCTGAAGTGCATCCTCCGAGGTTTCCTTCGTAAACTTTTCTCCTGATACTTGCTCATAAAGCTCTATATAGCGTTCTGAAACAGAAGCAACAAATTCATCCGTCATTTCCGGAACTTGTTGTCCCTCTTTTCCCTGAAAGCCGTTTTCCATCAACCACTCCCTCACAAATTCTTTTGATAATTGCTTTTGAGGCTCGTCATTTGCCAACCGCTCATGATAACCTTCAGCATAAAAATATCTAGAAGAATCAGGGGTATGGATTTCATCAATAAGATAAATTTTTCCATCTTTTTTACCAAATTCATACTTGGTATCAACTAATATCAGACCTTGCTTAGCTGCCATTTCAGTACCTCTGGCAAACAATTCTCTAGTATATTTTTCGAGCAATACATAATCTTCTTCACTCACAATTCCTTTTGCGATAATATCCTCTCTAGCAATATCCACATCATGCTCTCCAAAATCTGCTTTAGTAGATGGTGTAATAATTGGCTCTGGAAATTGCTGATGTTCTTTCATTCCTTCTGGCATTGTTACCCCACA
Above is a window of Flavobacteriales bacterium DNA encoding:
- a CDS encoding phosphoribosylaminoimidazolesuccinocarboxamide synthase — translated: MKAITQTDFKFPNQVSVYKGKVRDVYNINNDFLVMSVSDRISAFDVVLPKGIPFKGQVLNQLAAKFLKATEDIVDNWSIATPDPNVTVGHLCQPFKVEMVIRGYLTGHAWRTYKSGERVLCGVTMPEGMKEHQQFPEPIITPSTKADFGEHDVDIAREDIIAKGIVSEEDYVLLEKYTRELFARGTEMAAKQGLILVDTKYEFGKKDGKIYLIDEIHTPDSSRYFYAEGYHERLANDEPQKQLSKEFVREWLMENGFQGKEGQQVPEMTDEFVASVSERYIELYEQVSGEKFTKETSEDALQRIEKNVKAYFEKYIR